The sequence AGCTTTAAGTACCTCGCCGAGATTTTTGATAGCCTGCTCAGTTTGTTCGGTAATGCCACCTGCAGCAATCTCCCCAGTTGCAGGGTCAATAGGAATTTGCCCAGAAGTAAATATTAGATTTTGATAAGCGATTGCTTGAGAGTATGGTCCTATAGCCGCGGGTGCAGTATTGGTGTGTATTTTCATTATATTTTTCTCCTTATTCTACATTAATTCCGTAAGTTTTACAAAGTGCTGGAAGCCCTCCAAAGAACCCGTTGCCTACAGCGTTAAATTTCCAGCTGCCATTGAATTTTTGAAGTTCTGCAAATACGATAGCTGTTTCCACAGAAAAGTCTTCGTCCAAATCATATTCGAGTAATAATTCATTTTTATCTATATCATAAACGCGTATATAAGCATTTTCTACTTGACCAAAATTTTGATTGCGCTGATCGGCTTCAAAAATGCTCGCAGTAATTATGATTTTTTCAACATGTGGTGGAACAGAATGCAAGTTTATTTTGATTAGCTCATCGTCTCCGTTGCCAATGCCGGTTCGATTGTCTCCGGAGTGTTCCACTGCACCACTTTGATGCCTAAGATTACCAAAAAATACAAAATCTGCCTGATCTCGAACTTTGCCTGTGGATGATACTAAAAAAACTTGACTGTCTAGATCAAAATCCGATTTTCCATCGTATCGGTTCGTATCCCATCCGAGACCTACTGCTATATTAGAAAGTTCTGAATTACATTTGGTTAAGACGATTTTTTGACCTTTTGATAAACTGATTGCCATAGTTAATGCTCCTCTATTATTGTGTTATTTGTTATACGTCGACTCCATAAGCGGCACAAAGTGCTGGAAGCCCGCCGCTGTACCCACTGCCAATGGCAGCAAATCGCCATGCCCCCTGATGTTTGTATAGTTCGCCAACAACCAAAGCAGTTTCAATAGAAAAATCTTCTCCCAAATCATATCGAACGATTTCTGTATTAGTGAGTTGATCAACTATTCTAATAAAAGAATTGGAAACTAGGCCAAAATTTTGGTTTCTTTCATTTGCATCATGGATAGTAACTGTAAAAACAATTTTTTTAATTTCATCTGGGACCAATGCAAGATTAACTTTAATAACTTCGTCGTCTCCGTCGCCTTCACCAGTTCGGTTATCACCGGTGTGTTCTACGGAGCCACTTTTGTGTTTGAGGTTCCCATAAAAAATAAAATCGGTTTCTTCTAAGACTTTGTCGTTGCTACCAACCATAAAAACACTTGTGTCGAGGTCAAATTGGTGGCCACCATCATATTTATTAGTATCCCATCCTAAGCCAATTAGTAATTTAGAAAGTGTCGAACTAGCTTTTGTTAGTGAAACTTTTTGACCTTTTTGCAAATTAATAGCCATTAATATCTCTCCTTTTATTTAATATAATTTTTACTATTGAGCATGTAAAGCAGTGGCTATATCTAATCCATAAACTTGACATAAAACATGTAGGCCACCACTGTACCCACTTCCAATTGCAGCGAAGTTCCATTCATTATTATACCTATAAATCTCTGCAACGACAAGGGCTGTTTCTATAGAAAAATCTTCGCAAAGATCGAAATGTATTTTTTCTTCTCCTGTTTCTTCATCTATTATCCTAATAGAGGCATTCTCCATCTGGCCAAAATTTTGCTCTCTATTGTCCGCATCATAAATGGTAACGACAAAAATTATCTTGTTTATATCAGCAGGTATCAAATCTAAGTCAATACGAATTACCTCATTGTCTCCATCGCCTTCACCGGTTTGATTATCGCCAGTATGCTCGATAGCGCCACTGTCATGTATTAAATTATCATAAAAAATAAAATCAGATTCTTTTGTGACTTTACCGTTTCGACCGACTAGGAAAATACTGGTATCTAAATCAAAGTCGATATAGTCATTTTGAGGAGATAAATCCCAGCTGAGACCAACTAAGATTTTAGAATTTGACTTAGATTTTGCAAGTTCTACTTGGTCACCTTTTTTTAGATTAACTGCCATAGGTATACCCTCCTTGAATATTATAATAAATTTTTGAGTCTATTGATTTCGTTGATTAATACTTGTTGTTGCGTAGTTAAATTCATATGATTATACTTTCTAACAGCATAATATCGCTGCTTGGTTTCATACATTCTTTGGTCAGTTTCTATAAGCTGATTAGGAATATCAATATTGGTATCATTCCAAGTGTAACCTACAGATAAATTTAGGTATACCATTTCGGAAAGTCCATTTTGAATTGCATTTGCTATTCTATTAAATTCATCTTCTGATTCAT is a genomic window of Candidatus Epulonipiscium viviparus containing:
- a CDS encoding RidA family protein is translated as MKIHTNTAPAAIGPYSQAIAYQNLIFTSGQIPIDPATGEIAAGGITEQTEQAIKNLGEVLKAGGSCYENAIKCTCFLSDMNDFGAFNEVYAKYFTEKPARSCVAVKTLPKNVLVEVECIAFK
- a CDS encoding TerD family protein — encoded protein: MAISLSKGQKIVLTKCNSELSNIAVGLGWDTNRYDGKSDFDLDSQVFLVSSTGKVRDQADFVFFGNLRHQSGAVEHSGDNRTGIGNGDDELIKINLHSVPPHVEKIIITASIFEADQRNQNFGQVENAYIRVYDIDKNELLLEYDLDEDFSVETAIVFAELQKFNGSWKFNAVGNGFFGGLPALCKTYGINVE
- a CDS encoding TerD family protein; its protein translation is MAINLQKGQKVSLTKASSTLSKLLIGLGWDTNKYDGGHQFDLDTSVFMVGSNDKVLEETDFIFYGNLKHKSGSVEHTGDNRTGEGDGDDEVIKVNLALVPDEIKKIVFTVTIHDANERNQNFGLVSNSFIRIVDQLTNTEIVRYDLGEDFSIETALVVGELYKHQGAWRFAAIGSGYSGGLPALCAAYGVDV
- a CDS encoding TerD family protein; translation: MAVNLKKGDQVELAKSKSNSKILVGLSWDLSPQNDYIDFDLDTSIFLVGRNGKVTKESDFIFYDNLIHDSGAIEHTGDNQTGEGDGDNEVIRIDLDLIPADINKIIFVVTIYDADNREQNFGQMENASIRIIDEETGEEKIHFDLCEDFSIETALVVAEIYRYNNEWNFAAIGSGYSGGLHVLCQVYGLDIATALHAQ